In Leishmania mexicana MHOM/GT/2001/U1103 complete genome, chromosome 17, the following proteins share a genomic window:
- a CDS encoding putative polo-like protein kinase, giving the protein MERLQRVGVRTGPTFAPDAPASTSELPKPTFQPGSSIYEMDSSGRLHRFQCGRVLGRGGFAKCYEVSDETGTYALKAVNRASLEKPKTLQKLHSEISIHRRMKHKHVVEFLRTFRDRYYVYMLLEKCDHGTLMDLLKVRRFTVPETQYVMLQCLSALQYMHSECVIHRDLKPGNIMLDRELNVKIGDFGLAAELQYDGERKRTICGTPNYIAPEIIDHKSHGHSYEVDTWSLGVILYTLLVGQPPFQMEDVESTYKRIRQCRYDFPASVPDTARDLITQILQSSPAHRPTLMDIRQHSFFSSSPPPPLTPPASFASFGLPVPGAAAPATTTTASAAAITTTRSARRGLAVDMHHSPPAPYGKELLGAPAQREVLRPINANVPPPHGAPTSPRHLVSLRQQQQQQQQQPALAPTLPGNCAQARSETPRSGPATAAVPLSGRCPASSPQQLRNDANADEDEKQQLTALHDRLHQTLCGDPAADDAADSEAAPPPVWVTQCADFSSKYGMAYRLSTGQTGAHFNDSTKIVWEPITDRVEYYARVKIEMPARDGGTGLFAKDERHVFSMHSYPPELEKKVTLTKYFKTYLGRVQSSPDRVPVVACSPFLPGAPPRCTDPHTSSDFVYVKRWLRVDGALVFRLSNKTVQVCFDDGAEIILSSEWRVVTYTTSSGRRRTMSLNSVATEWEEAADRLRNTKSVLYQVIRDHCL; this is encoded by the coding sequence ATGGAGCGTCTGCAGCGCGTCGGTGTCCGCACCGGCCCCACCTTCGCCCCCGACGCACCCGCGTCCACGTCGGAGCTACCGAAGCCGACGTTCCAGCCTGGCAGCAGTATCTACGAGATGGATTCCAGCGGCAGGCTGCATCGCTTCCAGTGCGGCCGCGTgctcggccgcggcggcttcgcCAAGTGCTACGAGGTATCGGACGAGACTGGCACCTACGCGCTCAAGGCCGTTAACCGCGCGTCTCTGGAGAAGCCCAAGACGCTGCAGAAGCTGCACAGTGAAATCAGCATCCACCGCCGTATGAAGCACAAGCACGTCGTCGAGTTCCTTCGCACGTTCCGCGACCGCTACTACGTGTACATGCTCTTGGAGAAGTGTGACCACGGGACGCTGATGGACCTACTCAAAGTGCGCCGCTTCACCGTGCCGGAGACACAGTATGTGATGCTGCAGTGCCTGTCAGCGCTGCAGTACATGCACAGTGAATGTGTCATTCACCGCGACCTGAAGCCCGGAAACATTATGCTGGACAGAGAGCTCAACGTCAAGATCGGCGACTTTGGCCTCGCCGCGGAGCTCCAGTACGACGGCGAGCGCAAGCGCACCATCTGTGGAACGCCCAACTACATTGCACCCGAGATCATCGACCACAAGAGCCACGGTCACAGCTACGAGGTGGACACGTGGTCCCTCGGCGTCATCCTCTACACGCTGCTCGTGGGTCAGCCTCCGTTCCAGATGGAGGACGTGGAGTCTACATATAAGCGCATCCGCCAGTGCCGCTACGACTTCCCCGCCAGCGTGCCAGACACCGCGCGTGACCTTATCACTCAGATCCTGCAGAGCAGCCCGGCCCACCGTCCCACGCTGATGGACATCCGCCAGCACTCCTTCTTctcgtcgtcaccgccgccgccgctgacgccgccggcatcaTTCGCGTCCTTCGGCCTGCCGGtgcccggcgccgccgcgcccgcgACGACTACgaccgcatcagcagcagcaatcACAACcacacgcagcgcacgccgcgGGTTGGCGGTGGACATGCATCActcaccaccggcgccgtaTGGTAAGGAGCTGTTAGGTGCCCCAGCACAACGCGAGGTGTTACGGCCCATCAACGCTAACGTGCCCCCGCCGCACGGCGCGCCGACATCGCCGCGCCACCTCGTGAGCCtcaggcagcagcagcagcagcagcagcagcagcccgcaCTGGCACCGACGCTCCCCGGCAActgcgcgcaggcgcgcagCGAGACGCCACGTAGTGGCcctgcgacggcagcggtgccgctctcGGGGCGCTGCCCCGCGTCGtctccgcagcagctccgaaACGACGCCAACGCTGACGAGGacgagaagcagcagctgactGCGCTACACGACCGCCTGCACCAGACCCTGTGCGGCGACCcggccgccgacgacgctgctgacagcgaggcggcgccgcctccggtGTGGGTTACGCAGTGCGCTGACTTCTCGTCCAAGTACGGCATGGCTTACCGCCTCAGCACCGGGCAAACCGGCGCGCACTTCAACGACTCCACCAAGATCGTGTGGGAGCCCATCACGGACCGTGTGGAGTATTACGCGCGCGTCAAGATCGAGATGCcggcgcgcgacggcggcaccgggCTCTTCGCGAAGGACGAGCGGCACGTGTTCAGCATGCACAGCTACCCAccggagctggagaagaaggTGACACTGACCAAGTACTTCAAGACCTACCTCGGCCGCGTGCAGAGCTCCCCGGACagggtgccggtggtggcgtgcTCACCCTTCCTGCCGGGggcgccgccacgctgcaCCGACCCGCACACGTCCAGTGACTTTGTGTACGTGAAGCGCTGGCTGCGCGTGGACGGCGCACTCGTGTTCCGGCTGTCGAACAAGACGGTGCAGGTGTGCttcgacgacggcgctgagATCATCCTGAGCTCGGAGTGGCGCGTGGTGACCTACACGACGTCGtcgggccgccgccgcacgaTGTCGCTGAACTCGGTGGCCACGGAATGGGAAGAAGCGGCAGACCGGCTTCGCAACACCAAGAGCGTGCTGTATCAGGTTATCCGCGACCACTGCCTGTAG